In Ruania zhangjianzhongii, the following proteins share a genomic window:
- a CDS encoding ABC transporter permease, whose protein sequence is MTAAATARRADPLAGAHVTFGRVLGSEWIKFTSLRSTVWTIAVTLVVMVGFALLMAWGMSFANEAPAGAEAPPMPDGAMLGLAAVTTSYGLAQIVMAVWGVLVISGEYSTGQIRSTLTAVPTRLPVLAAKGLLMALASFIVGALGVALSVLATAPILSSNDMALDLGDSATQQVLIGVPLYLTGITLLALGIGALVRHSAGGIAVVLGLIIVLPILTTIPLDFIDTIAPYFPSAAGERIVMGEMTGAVLTPWQGYGVFMIYVVAALAAAGVLLRRRDA, encoded by the coding sequence GTGACCGCCGCCGCCACCGCCCGTCGCGCCGACCCGCTGGCCGGCGCCCATGTCACCTTCGGCCGAGTGCTGGGCTCGGAGTGGATCAAGTTCACCAGCCTGCGCTCCACCGTCTGGACGATCGCCGTCACCCTGGTGGTGATGGTCGGCTTCGCCCTGCTGATGGCCTGGGGGATGTCCTTCGCCAACGAGGCACCCGCGGGCGCTGAGGCGCCGCCGATGCCCGACGGTGCCATGCTCGGCCTGGCCGCAGTGACTACCAGTTACGGCCTGGCACAGATCGTCATGGCGGTCTGGGGTGTGCTGGTGATCAGCGGTGAGTACAGCACCGGCCAGATCCGCTCCACCCTCACCGCAGTACCCACCCGCCTGCCGGTGCTCGCCGCCAAGGGCCTGCTGATGGCTCTCGCCTCGTTCATCGTCGGTGCCCTCGGCGTAGCGCTCTCGGTGCTGGCAACGGCTCCGATCCTGTCCTCGAACGACATGGCGCTGGACCTCGGCGACAGCGCGACCCAACAGGTGCTGATCGGCGTGCCGCTGTACCTGACCGGTATCACGCTGCTCGCCCTCGGGATCGGCGCCCTGGTGCGACACTCCGCCGGAGGGATCGCGGTGGTGCTCGGTCTGATCATCGTGCTGCCGATCCTGACCACCATCCCGCTGGACTTCATCGACACGATCGCTCCGTACTTCCCGTCCGCCGCCGGTGAGCGGATCGTGATGGGGGAGATGACCGGCGCGGTCCTTACTCCGTGGCAGGGCTACGGCGTGTTCATGATCTACGTGGTCGCCGCTCTGGCGGCTGCGGGTGTGCTGCTGCGTCGGAGGGACGCCTGA
- a CDS encoding GNAT family N-acetyltransferase codes for MAEQVRQGSVGVRAAGPEDAEFLVDMLLEAFNWSGEERFTRKQILKDKSTSLYVAGWQREGDLGVIAVDLAGPSGLQIPIGAAWLRRFPARNPGYGFVAEDVPELSIAVAKAHRGRGIGTGLLRSLASKAREQGVGRISLSVEHGNPAKELYTSLGFTTFSEQENAVTLVLDLRTSPLGQPAR; via the coding sequence ATGGCTGAGCAGGTCCGCCAGGGCTCGGTGGGTGTCCGGGCAGCCGGCCCGGAGGACGCCGAGTTCCTCGTCGACATGCTCCTCGAGGCCTTCAACTGGTCGGGTGAAGAACGCTTCACCCGCAAGCAGATCCTCAAGGACAAGTCGACCTCGCTGTACGTCGCCGGCTGGCAGCGCGAGGGAGACCTGGGCGTGATCGCCGTCGACCTGGCCGGCCCGAGCGGGCTGCAGATCCCGATCGGCGCCGCCTGGCTGCGCCGATTCCCCGCCCGCAACCCCGGGTACGGCTTCGTCGCCGAAGACGTGCCCGAGCTGTCCATCGCCGTCGCCAAGGCCCACCGCGGCCGTGGTATCGGCACCGGCCTGCTCCGCTCCCTGGCGAGCAAGGCCCGCGAGCAGGGGGTGGGCCGGATCAGCCTGAGCGTCGAGCACGGCAACCCCGCCAAGGAGCTCTACACCTCACTGGGGTTCACGACCTTCTCCGAGCAGGAGAACGCGGTCACCCTGGTGCTGGACCTGCGCACCTCGCCGCTGGGCCAGCCGGCGCGCTGA
- a CDS encoding sensor histidine kinase: MCGTEPDTLDGAGPGEEVVAPPVVAEEDFARRGPVRRFIRRHPWVMDLVVVAVFLLPNVISTTFIGSAWMHLTVAVVIAVALMWRRKYPIAVTALSVVLGVAAIGSSGTPGDADLAVAFGLYAVVTVRGSRTGWLCLAGTTVAYSLALSAWAQPAVLDLFGAPSIGRPQFVISNVASLLVLWLIAVAIGLNVRNRRDQIQRLVDQANQFRLERDQRELLAAASERARIAREMHDVVAHSLSVMVALADGAQASLRKTPDRSATALTELSGTGRAALTDMRRILGVLRAEPTDAEAALSPQPGAPALEDLIDRFRATGLDVAYSHTGPPLPEDAGLQLTTYRVVQEGLTNVLRHAPGAGGIAVSVLHQGEMVTIRVRNDRPARPGEARAGSGQGLVGMRQRAAVYDGTVEAGPDGGGWTMTARLHVPNGIEAGAS; encoded by the coding sequence GTGTGCGGGACCGAACCGGACACGCTCGACGGCGCAGGTCCCGGGGAAGAGGTCGTCGCACCTCCCGTAGTGGCCGAGGAGGACTTTGCGCGCCGAGGGCCGGTGCGCCGGTTCATTCGCCGCCACCCCTGGGTGATGGACCTGGTGGTAGTCGCGGTCTTCCTCCTGCCGAACGTCATCTCGACGACGTTCATCGGCTCCGCCTGGATGCACCTGACAGTGGCCGTGGTGATCGCCGTCGCACTGATGTGGCGGCGTAAGTACCCGATCGCGGTGACGGCACTGTCGGTGGTGCTGGGCGTAGCTGCCATCGGCTCCTCCGGTACACCCGGCGATGCCGACCTGGCGGTCGCATTCGGCCTCTACGCCGTAGTCACCGTACGAGGCAGCCGGACCGGCTGGCTCTGCCTCGCGGGCACGACAGTGGCGTACTCGCTGGCGTTGTCGGCCTGGGCCCAGCCGGCCGTGCTGGACCTCTTCGGCGCGCCGTCGATCGGGCGCCCGCAGTTCGTGATAAGCAACGTGGCATCGTTGCTGGTTCTCTGGCTGATCGCCGTCGCCATCGGCTTGAACGTACGCAACCGGCGCGATCAGATCCAGCGCCTGGTGGACCAGGCGAACCAGTTCCGCCTGGAACGGGACCAGCGGGAACTGCTCGCCGCCGCCTCCGAACGAGCGCGGATCGCTCGGGAGATGCACGACGTCGTCGCGCACAGCCTGTCCGTGATGGTCGCCCTCGCCGATGGTGCACAGGCGAGCCTGCGCAAGACACCGGACCGGTCCGCGACAGCCCTGACCGAGCTGTCCGGAACCGGCCGGGCCGCCCTGACCGATATGCGCCGCATCCTCGGCGTGCTGCGAGCCGAGCCCACGGACGCCGAGGCCGCGCTCAGCCCACAGCCGGGGGCGCCTGCGCTGGAGGACCTGATCGACCGGTTCCGCGCCACCGGGCTGGACGTCGCCTACAGCCACACCGGCCCGCCGTTGCCGGAGGACGCCGGACTGCAGCTGACCACCTACCGGGTGGTGCAGGAGGGGCTGACGAATGTGCTCCGGCACGCACCTGGGGCGGGTGGGATCGCCGTCTCCGTGCTGCACCAGGGGGAGATGGTGACCATCCGGGTGCGCAACGACCGGCCGGCCCGGCCCGGGGAGGCACGCGCCGGAAGCGGTCAGGGGCTGGTCGGCATGCGCCAGCGCGCCGCGGTCTACGATGGCACCGTGGAAGCCGGGCCGGACGGGGGCGGATGGACGATGACCGCGCGCCTGCACGTCCCGAACGGCATCGAAGCGGGGGCCTCATGA
- a CDS encoding ABC transporter ATP-binding protein, protein MIEAHGLTKRYGEKTAVDNVSFTVEPGRVTGFLGPNGAGKSTTMRMAVGLDHPTAGHITVNGKPFSQHKAPLREVGALLEAKAVHTGRNATNHLRGLAATHGIGRKRVNEVIEMTGLGAVAGKRVGGFSLGMGQRLGIAAAMLGDPRTLILDEPVNGLDPEGVKWVRTLVRYLADEGRTVFLSSHLMSEMAITADSLIVIGRGKIIAQGPVQAIIDSSSTASVRVRSPQSGDLATRLHGDGVTVTSVEGSLLEVSGLTAEQVGEAAAAAGIVLHELTPQRASLEDAFMSLTADDVEYHSTDVPENEGALQ, encoded by the coding sequence ATGATCGAGGCACACGGCCTGACGAAGAGATACGGCGAGAAGACCGCCGTCGACAATGTGTCCTTCACGGTCGAGCCCGGCCGGGTGACCGGCTTCCTCGGCCCGAACGGTGCCGGGAAGTCGACCACCATGCGGATGGCGGTCGGGCTGGACCACCCCACGGCCGGCCACATCACCGTCAACGGCAAGCCCTTCAGCCAGCACAAGGCCCCGCTGCGCGAGGTCGGTGCCCTGCTGGAGGCCAAAGCGGTGCACACCGGCCGGAACGCCACCAACCACCTGCGCGGCCTGGCTGCTACCCACGGCATCGGCCGCAAGCGGGTGAACGAGGTCATCGAGATGACCGGCCTGGGTGCGGTCGCTGGTAAGCGCGTCGGCGGCTTCTCCCTCGGGATGGGCCAGCGGCTCGGTATCGCTGCCGCCATGCTGGGCGACCCGCGCACGCTGATCCTGGACGAGCCGGTGAACGGCCTCGACCCGGAGGGTGTGAAGTGGGTGCGGACCTTGGTCCGCTACCTGGCCGACGAGGGCCGCACCGTCTTCCTCTCCTCACACCTGATGAGCGAGATGGCCATCACTGCGGACTCGCTGATCGTGATCGGCCGCGGCAAGATCATCGCCCAGGGTCCGGTGCAGGCGATCATCGACTCCTCCAGCACCGCCTCGGTGCGGGTGCGTTCGCCGCAGTCCGGCGATCTGGCCACCCGGTTGCACGGTGACGGCGTGACCGTCACCTCCGTGGAGGGCTCGCTGCTGGAGGTCTCCGGACTGACAGCAGAGCAGGTCGGTGAGGCCGCTGCCGCCGCCGGCATCGTCCTGCACGAGCTCACCCCCCAGCGCGCCTCCCTCGAGGACGCGTTCATGTCCCTGACCGCGGACGATGTGGAGTACCACTCCACGGACGTCCCGGAGAACGAAGGAGCCCTGCAGTGA
- a CDS encoding response regulator codes for MISVLLVDDQSLLRLGFRMVLEAEDDLDVVGEAGDGATAVRMARELNPDVVLMDVRMPGTNGIEATGQITATLPETKVIILTTFDLDEYAFAGLRAGASGFQLKDSEPAELVGAIRTVHSGDAVVSPRITRRMLEMFADRLPQDAEGAVADPTSAGPASHLTEREREVLLAIAHGLSNSEIAARLYVSEATVKTHVGKVLAKLGLRDRVQAVVYAYETGLIRPA; via the coding sequence ATGATCTCCGTGCTGCTGGTGGACGACCAGTCGCTGCTCCGGCTCGGTTTCCGGATGGTGCTCGAGGCCGAGGACGATCTCGACGTGGTCGGTGAGGCCGGCGACGGTGCCACGGCCGTGCGGATGGCCCGCGAGCTGAACCCGGACGTCGTGCTGATGGACGTGCGGATGCCGGGGACGAACGGGATCGAGGCGACCGGTCAGATCACCGCCACACTGCCGGAGACCAAAGTGATTATCCTCACCACCTTCGATCTGGACGAATATGCCTTCGCGGGGCTGCGTGCCGGTGCTTCCGGCTTCCAGCTGAAGGACTCCGAACCGGCCGAACTGGTCGGTGCGATCCGCACCGTGCACAGCGGTGATGCGGTCGTTTCCCCCAGGATCACGCGGCGAATGCTGGAGATGTTCGCCGATCGGCTCCCCCAGGACGCCGAGGGCGCGGTGGCCGATCCGACCAGCGCCGGCCCGGCCTCGCACCTCACGGAGAGGGAGCGTGAGGTACTCCTGGCCATCGCCCACGGACTGTCCAACTCCGAAATTGCTGCCCGTTTGTACGTGTCCGAGGCGACAGTGAAGACTCATGTGGGTAAGGTGCTGGCAAAACTGGGGTTGCGAGATCGCGTCCAGGCAGTCGTGTATGCCTATGAAACCGGGTTGATCCGCCCCGCGTGA